A single window of Nicotiana tomentosiformis chromosome 1, ASM39032v3, whole genome shotgun sequence DNA harbors:
- the LOC104109826 gene encoding uncharacterized protein produces MNFTSSLIEFPPKCLELNVRVYLRDHLNLIPLVYRSIQMIFGTLGKLKKTEGLQNLHLLKMFFSAVHPVTSDKSRNAMTSLKSGDLNGIHATDGESAKVRRSLKGVHISKKKGTLMSSRSANDSPYPDFVDKIVKKSRYSSPSLPIHLPCQTDRGLHSRIHFGCSKNPIALSDKGFEVVVCDFKMKRYMRKFQVDQVWALYGQDSALPKTYGQIKKIISAPLKLHVALLKACAWPKSAAQSVCGTFKVQNEKCQVYAPSSFSHVVKAVSINRNMFEIYPREGEIWALYKNWNKSGLDPDKPEYEIVEVFENSKDRIKVSSIVHGNGFKLVFGSPRKQRSNSDILEIQNDEFGRFSHQIPAF; encoded by the coding sequence ATGAACTTTACAAGTTCTCTCATCGAATTCCCTCCAAAATGTCTGGAACTGAACGTGAGGGTGTACCTGCGGGATCATTTGAACTTGATCCCGCTTGTTTACCGCTCAATCCAGATGATATTTGGTACCCTGGGAAAGTTAAAGAAAACAGAAGGACTGCAAAATCTGCACCTGCTGAAAATGTTTTTTTCGGCAGTTCATCCTGTAACTAGTGATAAATCCAGGAATGCAATGACATCTTTGAAGTCTGGGGACTTGAATGGCATCCATGCTACTGATGGAGAGTCTGCTAAGGTTCGAAGATCTCTGAAGGGAGTGCACATCTCCAAGAAAAAGGGAACTCTGATGAGCTCTCGTTCAGCCAATGACAGTCCTTACCCTGATTTTGTTGATAAAATTGTTAAAAAAAGCCGTTACTCAAGTCCCAGCTTACCAATCCATTTGCCATGTCAAACTGATAGAGGGTTGCACTCGCGCATACACTTTGGATGCTCCAAGAATCCAATAGCTTTGTCAGATAAAGGTTTTGAAGTAGTAGTTTGTGATTTTAAGATGAAGAGATATATGAGAAAGTTTCAAGTAGATCAGGTATGGGCTCTGTATGGTCAAGATAGTGCATTGCCAAAGACTTACGGTCAAATTAAGAAGATTATTTCTGCCCCACTCAAATTGCATGTAGCCCTTCTTAAAGCGTGTGCATGGCCTAAAAGTGCTGCTCAGTCGGTTTGTGGAACATTCAAAGTCCAGAATGAAAAATGTCAAGTCTATGCTCCTAGCTCATTCTCCCATGTGGTGAAAGCAGTATCTATTAATAGGAACATGTTTGAGATCTATCCAAGAGAAGGTGAGATTTGGGCACTGTACAAGAACTGGAATAAATCAGGTTTGGATCCAGATAAGCCTGAGTATGAGATAGTGGAGGTCTTCGAGAATTCAAAAGACCGGATAAAAGTTTCTTCCATTGTGCATGGGAATGGTTTCAAGTTAGTCTTTGGTTCTCCACGAAAGCAACGATCAAATTCTGATATTTTAGAAATACAAAACGATGAGTTTGGGAGATTCTCTCATCAGATCCCTGCATTTTAG
- the LOC138905680 gene encoding uncharacterized protein → MVYPNSKPDSTPAGDDENDLASPLKKARFQSAGDSKPQQKEAVGSDGQKHAGVTRLCSNYVRRLTQNGVGLPEGGVQNNNSKIRTVNEQASRQPSGGAIKAELIVDSDLKPDAIPDSNPQAMHDYPYPEFTDFEKYRPQNCFAVDQIWACHDADFMPRFYAHIRKVSSPEFKIKLRWLEAHPEDERERAWVRADLPVACGKFRRVSSEYTSDRYIFSHQVQCEKDDRSLYIVYPIKGEMWALFRDWDIDWSSDPKNHRSEQGCM, encoded by the exons ATGGTTTATCCTAATTCAAAACCAGATTCAACTCCTGCAGGTGATGATGAAAATGATTTGGCAAGCCCTCTGAAGAAGGCACGGTTCCAATCAGCTGGTGACAGTAAACCTCAGCAGAAAGAAGCTGTTGGTAGTGATGGTCAAAAGCATGCTGGTGTAACTAGGCTATGCAGTAATTACGTCAGAAGATTAACTCAAAATGGAGTGGGCCTTCCTGAAGGGGGTGTGCAGAACAACAATTCCAAGATTCGGACAGTTAACGAACAGGCTTCTAGACAACCATCAGGTGGCGCAATAAAAGCTGAACTTATTGTTGATTCTGATTTAAAACCAGATGCAATTCCTGATAGTAATCCTCAAGCGATGCATGATTATCCTTATCCTGAGTTCACTGATTTTGAAAAGTATAGACCACAAAATTGCTTTGCAGTTGACCAGATTTGGGCTTGCCATGATGCTGATTTCATGCCAAGATTCTATGCCCACATTAGGAAGGTATCCAGTCCTGAATTCAAGATAAAGCTCAGGTGGCTTGAGGCTCATCCAGAAGATGAAAGGGAACGTGCATGGGTCAGGGCAGACTTGCCTGTTGCCTGCGGGAAATTTAGACGTGTGAGTTCTGAATATACTTCTGATCGATATATATTTTCTCATCAAGTGCAGTGTGAAAAGGACGACAGAAGTCTGTACATTGTATATCCCATAAAAGGGGAAATGTGGGCCCTTTTCAGAGATTGGGATATTGATTGGAGCTCCGATCCAAAGAACCATAGGAG CGAACAAGGCTGCATGTAG